In Scophthalmus maximus strain ysfricsl-2021 chromosome 16, ASM2237912v1, whole genome shotgun sequence, the following proteins share a genomic window:
- the sfxn2 gene encoding sideroflexin-2, with protein MALSSFDIDAPRWDQSTFMGRLKHFFNITDCRTALLPDSRLDEAKALVESCRAGSLPPGTTEEQLHYAKKLYDSAFHPDTGDRMNIIGRMSFQVPGGMAITGFMLQFYRTVPAVVFWQWVNQSFNALVNYTNRNAASPITPKQIGVAYITATSTALATAVGLNLYTKTAPPLVARWVPFAAVAAANCVNIPMMRQQEILNGIAVTDENGNKLGHSTKAAVKGITQVVVSRITMAAPGMIILPIVMQRLEKHKFMQRITYLHGPIQVMMVGVFLIFMVPAACSLFPQRCSMAVSKLEPELRDSIVSQYGDKVQQVYFNKGL; from the exons aTGGCTTTGAGCTCCTTCGACATCGACGCGCCGCGATGGGATCAGTCCACGTTCATGGGCCGACTGAAACACTTCTTCAACATCACCGACTGCCGAACGGCGCTCCTGCCTGACTCGCGCTTGGACGAGGCCAAAGCTTTAGTAGAAAGCTGCAG GGCGGGATCACTGCCTCCCGGCACCACAGAGGAGCAGCTCCACTATGCTAAGAAGCTGTACGACTCCGCCTTCCACCCGGACACAGGAGACCGCATGAACATCATTGGCCGCATGTCCTTCCAGGTGCCCGGAGGCATGGCCATCACCGGCTTCATGCTGCAGTTCTACAG GACAGTTCCTGCCGTGGTGTTCTGGCAGTGGGTGAATCAGTCCTTCAACGCTCTGGTCAACTATACGAACCGTAACGCTGCGTCCCCAATCACTCCCAA GCAGATCGGAGTCGCCTACATCACAGCAACCAGCACAGCGTTGGCAACAGCAGTCGGACTCAACCTCTACACAAAG ACAGCTCCTCCTCTAGTGGCTCGCTGGGTTCCCTTTGCAGCGGTGGCAGCTGCCAACTGTGTTAATATTCCTATGATGAGGCAACA GGAAATTCTGAACGGCATCGCTGTCACAGATGAAAATGGGAACAAGCTGGGCCACTCTACG AAAGCAGCTGTGAAAGGCATCACGCAGGTAGTCGTCTCTCGGATCACCATGGCCGCACCAGGAATGA TTATCCTCCCCATCGTCATGCAGAGGCTGGAGAAGCACAAGTTCATGCAG AGAATCACGTATCTCCACGGACCAATCCAAGTGATGATGGTGGGCGTGTT tttaatctTCATGGTGCCAGCTGCCTGCTCCCTGTTCCCTCAGAGATG CTCCATGGCTGTGTCGAAGCTGGAGCCCGAGCTGAGAGACTCCATCGTGTCTCAGTACGGAGACAAAGTACAACAAGTCTACTTCAACAAAGGCCTCTGA
- the arl3b gene encoding ADP-ribosylation factor-like protein 3: MGLLSILRKLKSTPDQEVRILLLGLDNGGKTTLLKQLASEDISHITPTQGFNIKSVQSQGFKLNVWDIGGQRKIRPYWRNYFENTDVLIYVIDSADRKRFEETGQELAELLDEEKLSGVPVLIFANKQDLLTAAPASEIAEGLNLHTIRDRMWQIQSCSALTGEGIQEGMNWVCKSVNSKKK, encoded by the exons ATG GGATTGCTGTCCATTCTGCGTAAGCTAAAGAGCACACCGGACCAGGAGGTGAGGATACTGCTGCTGGGCCTGGACAACGGCGGCAAGACCACCTTGCTCAAACAGCTGGCGTCCGAGGACATCAGCCACATCACCCCCACACAG GGATTCAACATTAAGAGTGTCCAGTCTCAGGGCTTTAAACTCAATGTCTGGGACATTGGGGGCCAGAGGAAGATCAGGCCGTACTGGAGGAACTACTTTGAAAACACGGACGTGCTG atctATGTCATCGACAGCGCCGACAGAAAGAGGTTTGAGGAAACGGGTCAG GAGCTGGCTGAGCTGTTGGACGAGGAGAAGTTGAGCGGCGTTCCTGTTCTGATCTTTGCGAACAAACAGGATCTGCTGACCGCCGCTCCGGCCTCTGAGATCGCAGAGGGACTCAACCTGCACACCATCCGCGATCGCATGTGGCAGATCCAGTCCTGCTCCGCCCTCACCGGTGAGGGGATTCAG GAGGGCATGAATTGGGTCTGCAAGAGCGTCAACTCCAAGAAAAAGTAG